Proteins from one Listeria innocua genomic window:
- the dprA gene encoding DNA-processing protein DprA, with amino-acid sequence MNFKERETWLKIASCKSISAKKRAVIWQKITTFNCWEMSIEQIATHFFTADKKEQIITELEEAAIYSPEEASVVCILDENYPELLKEIYEAPPLLFYKGNLDLLKKQAIAIVGTRRMSEYGRKACASLAAELSNHGFAIVSGLALGIDAEAHKASLRNSGATIAVLGSGVNKIYPRTNELLAKEVITQGLLLSEYLPNEEARRWYFPERNRIISGLALGTVIIEAAERSGSLITADFALEQNRQVFAVPGNIYIDTWRGTNRLIQEGAKLVLNANNIIEEFFQIKP; translated from the coding sequence ATGAACTTTAAAGAACGAGAAACTTGGTTAAAAATCGCTTCATGTAAATCTATTTCCGCTAAAAAAAGGGCAGTTATCTGGCAAAAAATTACCACTTTTAATTGTTGGGAGATGTCGATTGAACAGATTGCAACTCATTTTTTTACTGCGGACAAAAAAGAACAAATAATTACTGAATTAGAGGAAGCAGCAATTTATTCGCCAGAAGAAGCGAGTGTGGTCTGTATTCTTGATGAAAACTACCCCGAGTTACTTAAAGAAATATATGAAGCACCACCGCTTTTGTTTTATAAAGGAAATCTAGACCTATTAAAAAAACAAGCTATTGCAATTGTAGGGACACGACGAATGAGTGAGTATGGTAGAAAAGCATGTGCGTCACTTGCCGCTGAACTTTCAAATCATGGCTTTGCGATAGTTAGTGGACTTGCGCTTGGAATAGATGCTGAAGCGCACAAAGCTAGCCTCCGTAATAGCGGCGCCACCATTGCAGTACTTGGATCTGGAGTAAATAAAATTTATCCTCGGACGAATGAACTACTAGCCAAAGAAGTAATCACGCAAGGTTTACTTCTTAGCGAGTATTTACCAAATGAAGAAGCAAGAAGATGGTATTTTCCTGAGCGCAACCGTATTATTAGTGGCTTAGCTCTTGGTACGGTTATTATTGAAGCTGCCGAGAGAAGTGGATCCTTAATAACAGCTGACTTTGCTTTGGAACAAAATAGACAAGTTTTTGCGGTTCCCGGTAATATTTATATTGATACTTGGAGAGGTACAAACCGTTTGATTCAAGAAGGTGCGAAATTAGTTTTAAATGCAAACAATATAATAGAAGAATTTTTTCAAATTAAGCCATAA